From the genome of Malus sylvestris chromosome 13, drMalSylv7.2, whole genome shotgun sequence:
TCCTATAAAACAAAATCATACATATTAAAAAGCTCAAGAATTTATTAACAAAACACATATATTAACCCATAAAATTTTTCGTATAACATATTACAATATCCCACGACGCATTTTCAAGTTTTGAAAGTATTGCATGACAATTTCATTACCAATACCATCaaatatctcttttttttttaaatatccaTGTTATTATTCATCCATAATTTCCTTCTGATTTTTGAATtgattatttgaaaatttcatagCTTAAAATGCTCTATCACGTAAAATTACTAtatgtacaatttttttcacaaaaaaaattgagttgGGGCATCCGCCTCTTGGGCCCAAGGTGGCTCCGTCCTTAGCAATACCACACATGCTATGTAGAGAAGTgagagaaaaatatgaaagtgtttttttttttcaaaaaaaatgtggAAGAGTCTTTTGAAATGTCATCAAGAAAACATTATCTTAAAAGACCATTTCTtctaaaataaagtaaaaaacaattaattaaGTCCTTGCTTAAAAGTTGCTTAAGCAACTTCGAACctttactaatttttttcttgtgCATCAACCTCACCTTGTCTTACATATGTTGTTACCGGTTTAAAAGTCAAAAGAATATAATACAACCGAAGGTGTGGATAAAAAAGTACATTTGAAATTGACAATGTGACTTAACAATTTTTGAGATACAAATTAAAGTAATGTGTTGAATCCAAGTACACTAAGTGAAATATTTTCAACAATGCCTTGTCAAAATGGCAAAAAAGTTTCGTTATTAGCATTTGACGATAATTATCATGCACTCTTTCTTAATGGAAAGACAGTAAACAAAAGAAGAGTATGTGGTGATTATCTGGAATGTTAGCAATAACCCTGAAGAAAAATATGATAATAGGCGATTAAAAATGCGTAAGGTGCGGTGAAAATACTAaacaatacataaaaataatgatCCTTGGAGGGTCATTCAATTTATTAGCAAAAGCAAGCCTGTGGATACATGGTCATATCAATCAATTTCATTACACAAGCACAATCTCCACACAAATTACAGTTCTATTTATACCAAATCAATTAGCACTTTTTATTGCATATGCATCTACGACGGAAGCCATGACATTCGCCTCCAATGAATTTTTCCGTTTTGCAGGTGTTTTTACTGTTGGTAGACGAAAAGCACATCCCCTTGAACTTGCCGCTTGTAGCCTCGCAGGTCCTTTCCTTAACTGCCTTGCCTGACTTGCTCCTTGCCTCAACACCCATTGGCCCCATCTCTGTCAAATCGAATtacattaaatataaatattttgttttttgtcaaatgagaCTCTTTATTCGAAACATCATaagaaattaattattaataagAGATATAATTACCGGTAGCGGAGAAAAGTAGGACAAGGATGAAGGTGGCTGAAACAAGACGCATTGAACGCTCAATTTGAATTTGTTTGTATGTAATCTGTGTGCTTGTGTATGATAAGAGAGATCTCAGACGCTAATGCAAAGAACAATAACCATGCAAGACTTATTATATAGGAATCTAGGGCAAATTAAAGAGTGTTGGTCTCCGTAAAAAGAGGTAGCTTATACTTAACCAACAGTGAATTATTTCAGCTAGTTCCACACTAGCACCAAAGTACATGCGTCCATGTACCCACTAATAATTAAGTGATAAGTGACCAGCTCATCACTAGCTTAATTAATTAGataattaacaatttttttgtgCAAAAGCATCTGCGGCTTAAACCCAAGAACGACCACCAGTAAAGCCCTTAGTTTGGGAAACAACTGCAAAGTTACTTTTACTCACGCAAGTTCCATTGAAGCGGTTAGTCTTGAGATTCACAGGTTCTACCTTCAGCAACTTTTCCTCCTTTAAACAATTATTCCAAACAAAATAAGGTTACAATGCATGCTTATAATCATGtataatacatacatacatacatatatatatatatatatatatatatatatatattcatactaCAGCAATACATCAGGGACGAAGTTTGAGATCGATTTGACTCGGGATATCTTAAAAAACAAAGTCATAAATTAAAAGGCTTAAGAATTAACTAACAAAGGACATATATTAATCCATAAAATATTTCATACAACATATTACAATATCTCACAATGCATTTTAAGTTTTGAAAGCGTTGCATAACAACTTCATTACCAATACCTTCAAATATCTATTCCTATACAAATAACCATGTTATCATTCATCCATTAATTTTCTTACGATTTCTCAATTGATCCTTTAAAAATTTCATAACCTAAAATGCTCTATCACTTGAAATTATAATATGCAATATGTAtgattttttcacaaaaaaccgaGTTAGGGCATCAGCCCCTTGGGCCGAAGGTGGCTCCATTCTTGGCAATACTCCACATACTATgcagaaaaatgagagaaaattatgaaagtgttttaagaaaaaaaaatgtggaagagttttaaaatgttaattaacaAGAAAATATTAATCTTTAAGGACTATTTcttctaaaataaaataaaataaaaataaacaattaagtcttttcttaaaaGTTCCTTAAGCAATTTCGAAccttttcctaattttttttcttgtgcatTAACCTCACCTTGTCTTACATATATTACAACTGGTTTAAAGGTCAAAAGAACTTAATACAATAGAAGGTGTGGCTAGAAAAGTACATCTGAAATCGACAATGCGACTTAAATAATCTTTGTGACACAAATAAAAGTAATGTGTTGAATCCAAGTATACACTAAGTGaaaattttcaacaaaatgccttgtcaaaatgaaacaaaaaaaattgttattagcatttaaCAATAATTATCTATCACTCCTTCTTAATTGAAAGTCAATAAACAAAAGAAGAGTCTGTGGTGATAATCTGGAATGTTAATTATAACTCTGAAGAAAAACATATAGGATAATAGGCGATTAAAAGTACGTAAGGGGCAGTAAAAACACTACACTAGACATATGAATAATGATCCATGCACGGTCATTCAATTTATTAGCAAAAGCAACCATGTGGATACAGGGCCATATCAATCCATCGCATTACACAAGCACGGTTTCTACACAGATTAcgtttatttttaacaaattaattagCACTTTTTGGTGCACACGCATGTACGGGTCAAGCCACTACATTTGCCTCTGGTGAATTGCTCTTTTCTGCAGGTGTGTTTACAGTTGTTGGACGAAAAGCACAACCCTTTGAACAAGGTGCTCGGAACCTCGCAAATCTTTCCCTCAATTGCCTTGCTTGACTCAGTCCTTGCCTCAACACTCATTGGCCCCATCTCTAAAGATCAAaaaaaattttgttaaaaaagatGCTTTATTCGAAAcatcataaaaaattaatgatTAAAAGGAGGTATAATTACCGGTAGCAGCAAAAAACATGACAAGAATGAAGGCGGCTGAAACCAGACGCATTGAACGCTCCATTTGAATCTGTGTGTTTGTGACTTGAACTGCGTGTTTCTGTGTGTGTGCTTGTGTGTGATAAGAGAGATCTTAGACGCTGATGCAAAGAACAATAACCATGGAAGGCTTTTTATATAAGGATGTAGCGCAACTTAAAGAGGATCGGTCAGCGTAAAGCGAGGTTGCTCCACACCCAAAATACAAAGTTGAAATTTCCAACCTAAGAGGCACCGTAAACAAAATTTCTATTTTTGATGACTAAGTTATCCGCCATACATTTTTCTATGcatattagggtttctttttcgAGCACATTtaacttttgcttttaaaagaatatttgggttttaacttttaagcaAATTTGACTTATTATTCACATTTTTATATGTAAATGAAGCGGCATATATATATCTCACATAAAACACCATAGTTCTTATCATGATTTGCACATTAGGTGTAGACGAAGATTATGTTGCTTTCGGTAACGTGGttaaccctttattttgtccttatcattaaaactcaaagttttcaagcccttttcattagttttccttaataaaAATGTTAAAGTAGAACCTTGAGGAAATGATGGTTAATTGTATTTTGTAGGGCATTACAAGGAATTAAATTTGTTGATAAATAAGAAGTTACACAGTACGACATACTGTACGAAGTAACTCATGACGGTGATacttaataaacaaaaatattgtccgtttatcgtacgtcgtgcagtcagtttttattaagtactatttatgtttattgttaaataaaaatatttaaaataatttctgaccgcacaatgtacgatgaacagacacGAAAAACCATAACAGAGATACGATATTAATTAATAACCCAACAGTGAATTATTCCAGCTAGTTCCACACTAGCACCAAAGTACATGCGTCCATGCACCCACTAATAATTAAGTGATAAGTGATCAGCCCATCACTAGCTTAATTAATTAGCCTACTATTGTTTGTGCAAAAGCATCTGCGGCATAAACCCAAGAACCAGCCACTAGGGAAGCCCTTAGTTTGACAAACAACTACACAATTACTTTTACTCACGCAAGTTCCATTGACGCGGTTACTCTGAAACTCGCAGGTCCTACCCTCACCAACTGTCGTCCATTTAAACAAttatttcaaacaaaataaggTTACTATGCATGCCTATAAtcgtaatatatatatattaacgaTGAAGATAGTTAACAAGATCGAGCAAGAAGAAATACTACCGCTTGCTATtaacaaagagaaagaaaagaatagCTTGTGAAAactagagaaagaaagaagctaCAGAGAATGATGAACTCTTCAATATATGTTTTGGAAGATGAAAAGATCCACCCAAATGCCTTACACATTTCGTTTATGTAGAGAAAACTAACAGTTACAAAAGTACAATACTACCCTTCTTATATTCTTTTATCTTTCTAACAATCCAATCCTACTTAACAACCTTACAACTGTCTAACCAACTATTTCAACTGTATAACCGACTAACCAACTACTATGGTTAttactcccccctcaaactaaGCATGGAGCAACCGAGCTTAGTTTGTTGAACAATCGGTGACAATCCCAAACCAAGAAACCGGCAATGCTTCAAGAAAACAGGACTATGTAAGCCCTTGGTGAATACATCAGCAACCTGATCATCTGTTGGAATGTAATGAACACTGATGTCACCTTTTTGGACCTTTTCTCTAACAAAATGGTAATCTGTATCAAGGTGTTTGATTTTAGAATGAAACACCGGATTAGAACTTAAGGCAAGGGCTGACAGATTATCACGGTGAAGAGCAGGAGGACGAGGAAGAAACTGATGAATATCTTTGAACACAGATCGAATCCATGACACATCAGTTGCACAGTGTGCCAAAGCTTTGTACTCAGCTTCAGTAGAACTGCGGGATACTGTAGATTGCTTCTTCGATTGCCATGAAACAGGATTAGAGCCAATATAGACCACAAACCCGGAAAGTGATCGTCGAGTAGTAATGTCTGCAGCCCAATCAGAGTCTGAATAGGCATTGATGTGGAAATTGTCACTTTTAGTATAGCATAAACCATAGCTGATGGTTCCCTGAATATAACGGAGGATTCTTTTGACCAGATGAAAATGGGCATCAGTTGGTGCTGTCATAAATTGACACACCATATTCACTGAATAAGCAAGATCAGGCCTTGTGAAAGTCAAATACTGAAGGGCACCAACAATACTTCGATATTGACTTGGATCAGATAACAATGTACCTTCACCAGCAAGAATCTGTGTGTGTGGCTTGAAAGGAGTAGATGTGGGCTTACAAGAGTCCATGCCTGCCTTTTTCAACAAATCTGTGGCATACTTGGATTGGTTAATAAACAGAGACCCATCATCATTGTAATGAATATGCAAACCCAAGAAATAGCTTAAGCGCCCCATATCTTTAAGATCAAACACTGCTGCCAAGTTGTTGATTATGCCTTGTACCTTTATGGAATTGGAACCAGTAAGgatgatatcatccacatacaacAGCAACAAAATAATATCTTCATTATCAGTCTTGACAAATAGActtgaatcagaaagagaaggtgTAAACCCAAAGGCTGGAAGATAGCTTGTAAACTTAGAATTCCAAGCCCTAGGAGCCTGTTTTAAACCATAGAGAGATTTCACTAATTTGCAAACATGAGTTGGATGTTCCTGATCAACAAAACCTTGGGGTTGCTGCATATAAACCTCTTCTTCTAATTCACCATGTAAAAAAGCATTTTTGACGTCCAATTGGCGCAAAGACCAACCAAACTGAGCAGCAAGTGCAAGTATAATCCTGACTGTAGTATGTCTAACAACAGGACTAAAAGTTTCAGAGTAGTCAAGACCATGTTCTTGTGTAAAGCCCTGGGCAACCAATCGGGCTTTGAATTTGGAAATAGACCCATCGGGATTCTTCTTGATCTTATAAACCCACTTACTACCAACTATCATTCGATGTGATGGAGGTGGAACTAAAATCCAAGTTCCCTGAGCTTTGAGAGCATCAAATTCCTCCTGCATAGCAATCTGCCATTCTTTCTTACTGGCAGCACCTTTGAAAGTTTTTGGTTCTTCATGATCGGAGACATGAGCCAGAAATGAGAAACCAGCATGACATGGATGTAAACATTGATTATCAGAACTACCATCCAGTAGTTGTAAGGAAGACAACTCAGGTAGGAAGGCTAGATAGTTAGAATAACTTTGTCTTGTGATTGCACCTGTTTGTAACCGAGTCTGCATCCCATGAGAACGTATCGGAACATTATCTGATGCACTAGATGAAGATGAAGCATCAAAAGGTAGAACTACCTGTAACTGGGCAGGATCAATGACAGGAAGCAAGGGAAGTGTAGCAGTGTGAGAGGAAAGAGTAAAGCCTGGTGTTGATGGTGATTCAATTGCCTGAGAATCCGAGACAACTGCAGTATCATTGTGGGAGATAGATGGAGACTGATGTCGATTTACATTTACCTCAGCTGAACTAGAATCTTGTGCAAGCACCTGAGACTCATGCATTGGACTATTGATATGCTCTCTGTGATATAAAGGAACTGGTATAATCACTGGTGTACATCTTTGTGATTCATGACTTTGTACCCCACCTGACTGAACTGCCTTAGGTAATCTCCCAGGAAAACATGATTCATCAAACACAACATGTCGAGATATAATACACTTCCGAGTTTGCATATTAAAACAGATAACTCCTTTATACCCCATAGAATAGCCCAAAAATATACACATAGCAGATCTGGCTTGCAATTTATTTGCTGCATATGGTCTTAACCAAGGAAACACAGCTGATCCGAAAATCTTGAGTGAGTGTACATCAGGGATTTTCCTATATAGCAGTTGATAAGGCGAGGACAAAGAAAGAATCTTACATGGCATTCTGTTAATCAAGAAGACAGAGTGTGCACATGCAAAATACCAAAACTCAGAAGTTAAACCAGCAGCATTGAGAAGTCTGATTGCAGTTTCAACTATATGGCGATGTTTCCTTTCTGCCACTCCATTCTGTTGTGGAGTGTATGGACAAGAAATGAATGAACTTATACCCTTGCTAGCTAGAAAATCAGTAAAAGCTTTACTAACATACTCTCTTCCACCATCTGTTTGCAAACCTTTTATGTGCACCCCAAACTGAGTAAggacaaaattataaaatctcACAAAGATTTGAAATACATCTGATTTATTACTCATCGGAAAAATCCACACATATCTGGTATATTCATCAATTAGAGTTACATAGTACCTATAACCTTCTAAGGACTTCACAGGagaaggaccccaaacatccgagTGGATTTTTTCAAATGGAGAAGTACAAGTAACTGATCTAATTGGAAATGGAGTTCTAGACATTTTCCCCTGAATACAAGACACACAAACACTAGACTTACTATCTCTATCAGCCACAATATTCGACTTTTGTAACATACAATTCATGATTTCAGGAGTAGGATGCCCTAATCTCTGATGCCATGTATCACATTTGATAGCTTTACCCACATAAGCAACTGGACTACTTGTAATCGACTGTACTCCTCTCTGCCTTTGCACAACCGGAATCTGGAACAATTCTTCAGGCTTACTCTTTCCTTGATACACTATTTCCCTTATCTTCTTGTCCTgcacaaagaattcagattcatcacatataaaccagCTCTTATTGTCAGCACAGAGTTGTTTCACAGATAAAAGACTTCGCGCAATATGTGGAACATGTAACACTTTGTTGAGAATAAGAGAGTGATTGTTAGTTTGTAAAGTAGTTGACCCAATATTTTGGATTGATAGATCAGTACCATTACCAATGGTGATTTTGTCAGAACCCTCAAAAAGTGTGACATGATTCAAGGAATTAACATCAGCTGTCATATGATGAGATGCACCGGAATCAACAATCCAGGCATCTTGAGGAACAAATGGTGTGGTTTGTTGAGCCTGCATTGCAGACAATGATGAGGGTGGAAGCTGCCCTTGATATGAATAATTGCTTCGTTGATAACAATCAAGTGCTGAATGTCCTCTCTTGCCACAGATTTGGCATTCAACAACATAGTTTGAAGTAGAAGCATTGATGTTCCTCTGATAACAATTGGCTGCAGTATGCCCCATTTTGTTACAAATTTGACATTCTATCACAGCATTTGTCCTTGTAGAAGTACTCCCAGACCAAGAATTATTACCATTTGGCCGTGAGTTGCTGGAACCATATCCTCGTCCCCTGAAAGTGTTATTATTCCTGTAATTATTGCCTCTGTATTGACCCCCATGTGATCCTCGAGGCCCAAATTGAGCTCCCACATTAAGATGTGCAGCATGAGTATTTGGATCACTAGGATGACCAATAAAACCATATCCATACGACTCACCAGGATACATAAGAGTTTGTGATGGTGGAAGATATCCTGCTGGATACTGTGAGGGAACATGATAAACAGGATATTGAAATGGTGGCAAAGGCAAAGACTGATGTACTGCAGTTTGGGGACCCTGAGAAGTAGAACCATATGGCACCGCAGTAATTGTTCCCGCAGTACTGGCAGGAATGTGATTATGAGCCTGAGAATTGGAAGATGAAGCGGAACTTGAACCAGTGCTTAAACTCGAACCTTGAACATATAACGCAGACAAATTCTGAGACAAAGCATTAATCTCTCCTTCAATCTCCCTTTCTGCCCCCAATAATTGTGCTCGAAATTCTTTTAAGGAAATAGATGACTCTCTGGCCAAAATGACTGTACGAATAGTCCCATATTCCTTTGGCAACCCAGCAAGCCCAGCAATTATGACATCATTGTCAGATACAGATTCACCTGCAGCAGTGAGTTGATCCCTAATACCTTTCAACTTCAAGAGATACTTATCAATTGTATCAGACCCTTTTTGAATGGTATGTAACTCAGTTTTGAGATGGTTGACCCGAGACTTAGAAACAGATGCATATCTATCAACCAAATTGACCCACGCCTCATGAGCAGTCCTACACCCAAGAACATACTCCATCGCATCATCAGTTAAAGTGGCAAGAAGTAAACTAAGCAACGCCATATCTGTAGACTCCCAATCCATAAACGCCTCAGTAATCTCCTTTGTAACCCCAGCTTCTGGATTAACCACATACTTTGATGGACATACAGTTGTGCCATCGAAATGACCAAACAATTTATACCCCCTCAAAACAGACTGAAATTGAAATGCCCATTTGGCAAAATTATCATCTCTTAGTTTGATAGTAAGCATACCCAGAATTCCATCGACTTTAAAAGTTGGACTACCCATGATTATCTTCAAGTAATAACAACGAATTACCAATTGAGATTATGCACAGAGACTGACACTCTGAGAAGAAAGACTAACACTTTCTTGAACACACAACTTCTTGACTTAGAAGGAATGACACCTTCTTGAACGCATGAAAGAATGAC
Proteins encoded in this window:
- the LOC126597100 gene encoding defensin-like protein 2; this translates as MERSMRLVSAAFILVMFFAATEMGPMSVEARTESSKAIEGKICEVPSTLFKGLCFSSNNCKHTCRKEQFTRGKCSGLTRTCVCTKKC